In Scylla paramamosain isolate STU-SP2022 chromosome 31, ASM3559412v1, whole genome shotgun sequence, one DNA window encodes the following:
- the LOC135116474 gene encoding mucin-12-like isoform X1, translated as MASERTSWASRWRLSYVRTIFALWIISLATSEELTAVLDTEAAIPYTKPAVPDTETAVPGTEIAVPGTQTSVPHLETNAPDNETHVPDIQAAISGTQTAFLRTETTVLGTDAAIPGNQTAIPGNQGAVPGNRASVPGNQAVVLNNQAVDPGTEASILDTDEARAISDDTPLAEAVNALLASTPKRGGDGVPVGDRLGPLLPQHPDTPLASPMVVRRYSVPQGPGKERDVPVVVTQYALPTDQKSQGDHNVLMTRISFPDGVPGVERQGEGEEKDFYSTGTPLQMINTTGEYGTPLETKQKGEQQKEDAQSEGIQEDVKDGDTTTTTSPEIKNTPGDAIDLPQGTEHLWDPTEVTELTWTQEVEKEAEEKREGAWDVPGMVWQGAKPRTPTALEMMVKRATTEASQRQDQTGSDQLYTSTRPSVKEAEDERGEETGYVRPGVQVALKGHSPTPAAYSSYPDRLPLLGRLPPHSRLPPHIYHHQHHLHHHQQIPSAVHSQAQQQQQQQQQQHLAQQLHQYLYHIAQSNPQTQMIVQQMLRHRPEAQRLLEQVLMEQWYRQQQMLLQGGKQQEEVEEEEEGEEEEVADKNEVDTFNIVITKNLTGGQSHPSVQVLSDAQVDAMLLNTTVSSVHNLEALRQVVDAAVAHAAASQPVAIQEAVAQVVESPGQEATVKVLNSTIPDRGQLESTLNRLLGSEVVFSGASTGRVPRPQGSVVDTLLQNTVGSGRDNLHINSSSKTNVVNIFIINIIGGVDGESQLPPPSPPLLPALPGPESANIPRPHLPGSPPAPPQAMRDKTFFTMLPPASFVPLVHSANPPGESPHSQESDEHPGEASPHHQQGQQQALPPSPLPSQHQQKPVTSPQQQQQQQQQQQGYGVPKRPPGAAPPSRPKPAIPRPVSRPASRPAPGSPPAVSASHLNPGGILLNNNQMLNLLPDFVRATTIPPVVPLYNTSVHTILGKQPSVIGLLPNKLFDVVRPQLLPSTNATIGGIIRKNLLGNLTSYFPPSEPPVDAPPTPQVGGATIPRPVNTQYSTLSHAAAALLPSSDSSVPSNPLPFLRRHGSLLLPKTKGSPSSRPPAHGAGRSPRPQHSAPQRPPQSPLQQFVVVNTDTRTPSRDENVLSITDDAATPRSAVPQSQQDDAEDAPQTPVKKSKKKSKKPKQKSSLSSIKTMAADAVAAVDGMNNVMKAVAIGAVPSGIAFATALWPYWAPFVLGRRRRRDVAKTDTISHDWLSILTGNKYKGADTEFPAAWMKKKDVGMNRRPPQDGASQDKRPGSVHMLRMPEEEMPGATTEHSASAKRSTEATLPTTDLNQSIAQVMSSLTDRPSPDASLPPSDMVPADDMSEEAAPPDMSLVSNFLYSALHDFNGAASQETSAKEEEPAIPINLDLMGEHIHITHSPVMEDSDSLPDSTTPANTTPTTTKRPVTRRTTQFTTTRIPTRRTTIIRRQSLSTTTPRTTTWPPPKRTTLRRTTTVRSTTSRPTTTATTRPPRQTTPRTTTRRPTTTTRSPRPRRTRPTSRTVSTTTTTTTPATTTTTTATTTTTTTTTTTTTKAPGIMERITSTIGATNQQMQSAFRFVGSVALYGAAALMPLWVPIVLGKRRRRRELGDEAEEENRRLTHEAKVLEMVQKSPSVKERKNGKMRKKMQYDNDSLKSSSFKKRPKGDAKRRRRGK; from the exons atggCCAGCGAGAGGACTTCGTGGGCCTCAAGGTGGAGACTCTCTTATGTGAGGACGATCTTCGCTCTGTGGATAATCTCCCTCGCAACCTCTGAGGAACTCACTG ctgtTCTAGACACCGAAGCAGCTATTCCATACACCAAGCCAGCTGTTCCAGACACCGAAACAGCTGTTCCAGGGACAGAAATAGCTGTTCCTGGCACCCAAACATCTGTTCCACATCTAGAAACAAATGCTCCAGACAATGAAACCCATGTTCCAGACATCCAAGCAGCTATTTCTGGCACTCAAACAGCTTTTCTACGCACCGAGACAACTGTTCTAGGCACCGATGCAGCTATTCCAGGGAACCAAACAGCTATTCCAGGCAACCAAGGAGCTGTTCCAGGCAACCGAGCATCTGTTCCAGGCAATCAAGCAGTAGTTCTAAATAACCAAGCAGTTGATCCAGGTACCGAAGCAAGTATTCTGGACACTGACGAGGCGCGGGCCATATCCGACGACACACCACTGGCGGAGGCTGTCAACGCCCTCCTCGCCAGTACTCCAAAGAGGGGCGGGGATGGCGTGCCGGTGGGTGACCGTCTGGGGCCATTACTCCCTCAGCACCCAGACACACCCTTGGCCTCCCCGATGGTGGTAAGACGCTACTCTGTGCCTCAAGGGCCGGGCAAAGAGAGGGACGTCCCCGTGGTGGTGACACAATACGCCTTACCGACCGACCAGAAAAGCCAGGGGGACCACAACGTTCTCATGACACGGATATCCTTCCCTGACGGTGTCCCTGGGGTAGAGAggcaaggggaaggagaggagaaggacttTTATTCCACTGGGACGCCCCTACAGATGATAAATACCACGGGGGAGTATGGCACACCcttggaaacaaaacaaaagggagaACAACAAAAGGAGGATGCTCAGAGCGAGGGAATACAGGAGGATGTGAAAGATGGAGATACGACTACCACAACGTCCCCTGAGATTAAGAACACTCCTGGGGACGCCATTGATCTCCCACAGGGGACGGAACACCTGTGGGATCCTACTGAGGTCACGGAGTTAACTTGGACAcaggaagtagagaaagaggccgaggagaagagggagggggcaTGGGATGTACCGGGCATGGTGTGGCAGGGAGCAAAACCAAGGACCCCTACCGCCCTGGAGATGATGGTGAAGAGGGCGACGACAGAGGCTAGCCAGA GACAAGACCAAACCGGGAGTGACCAGCTATACACCTCTACGCGCCCGTCAGTTAAGGAGGCCGAggacgagagaggagaggaaacaggcTATGTGAG GCCGGGAGTACAGGTGGCCTTGAAGGGGCACTCGCCTACACCGGCAGCCTACTCTTCTTATCCTGACCGCTTGCCACTCCTCGGCCGCTTGCCGCCTCACTCCCGTTTACCGCCACAcatataccaccaccagcaccaccttcaccaccaccagcagatcCCTTCAGCAGTGCATTCCCAGGCACAA cagcagcagcagcagcagcagcagcagcacctggCCCAGCAGCTCCACCAGTACCTTTACCACATCGCGCAGAGCAACCCACAGACACAGATGATTGTGCAGCAAATGCTGAGACACAGACCAGAGGCACAGAGGCTGCTGGAGCAGGTGCTGATGGAACAGTGGTACAGACAGCAGCAGATGCTACTTCAGGGagggaagcagcaggaggaggtagaagaggaggaggagggggaggaggaggaggtggcagatAAAAATGAGGTGGACACTTTTAACATTGTCATCACCAAGAATTTGACCGGGGGACAGTCACACCCTTCTGTACAAGTCCTGTCAGATGCCCAG GTGGACGCAATGCTCCTCAACACCACAGTCTCGTCAGTACACAACCTTGAGGCGCTGAGGCAAGTGGTGGACGCTGCTGTCGCTCACGCTGCCGCCTCGCAGCCTGTCGCCATCCAGGAGGCCGTAGCGCAG GTCGTGGAGAGCCCTGGGCAGGAGGCGACGGTCAAGGTGCTCAACTCCACCATCCCGGACCGCGGCCAGCTGGAGTCCACGCTGAACAGGCTGCTGGGCTCCGAGGTAGTGTTCAGCGGCGCCAGCACGGGCCGCGTTCCCCGCCCGCAAGGCTCCGTGGTGGACACCTTGTTGCAGAACACCGTGGGCAGCGGCAGAGACAACCTGCACATCAACTCCTCCTCCAAAACCAACGTGGTCAAcatcttcatcatcaacatcatcggTGGTGTTGATGGCGAGAGTCAGCTgccgccaccatcgccaccattaCTACCTGCTCTTCCCGGCCCTGAATCGGCTAATATTCCTCGCCCCCACCTCCCAGGCTCTCCTCCCGCCCCGCCGCAAGCCATGAGAGATAAGACTTTCTTCACCATGCTTCCTCCCGCCTCGTTCGTGCCACTTGTGCACTCTGCGAACCCGCCTGGTGAATCCCCTCACTCACAGGAATCTGATGAGCATCCCGGAGAGGCGTCTCCGCACCACCAGCAAGGACAGCAGCAGGcgttaccaccatcaccactgccatcacaacACCAGCAAAAGCCGGTGACGTctccacagcagcaacaacaacaacaacaacaacaacagggatACGGTGTCCCCAAGAGGCCTCCTGGCGCCGCTCCTCCAAGCCGCCCCAAGCCCGCCATACCCCGCCCCGTTTCCCGCCCCGCTTCCCGCCCCGCTCCCGGGTCGCCGCCAGCAGTCTCAGCCTCGCACCTCAACCCGGGCGGCATCCTGCTCAACAACAACCAAATGCTGAACTTGCTGCCGGATTTCGTGCGCGCCACCACCATCCCGCCGGTGGTGCCTCTGTACAACACCTCGGTGCACACTATCCTGGGCAAGCAACCGTCAGTCATCGGCCTGCTGCCCAACAAGCTGTTCGACGTCGTCAGGCCGCAGTTGCTGCCCTCCACTAACGCCACCATCGGCGGCATCATCCGCAAGAACTTGCTGGGGAACCTCACCAGCTACTTCCCGCCCAGCGAGCCGCCTGTCGACGCTCCGCCCACACCCCAGGTGGGCGGTGCAACGATCCCCCGCCCAGTCAACACCCAATACTCTACTCTAtcccacgccgccgccgccctacTCCCATCCAGCGACAGCAGTGTCCCCAGcaaccctctccccttcctgcgCCGGCACGGCAGCCTGCTCCTACCCAAGACCAAGGGCTCTCCGTCCTCGCGGCCCCCGGCCCACGGAGCAGGCCGCAGTCCTCGCCCACAGCACAGCGCCCCACAGCGGCCCCCACAGAGCCCCCTGCAGCAGTTCGTGGTGGTGAATACAGACACGCGCACACCATCCCGTGACGAGAACGTGTTGAGCATAACAGACGACGCCGCCACGCCGCGGTCTGCCGTGCCGCAGAGCCAGCAGGACGACGCCGAGGACGCTCCTCAGACACCGgtgaagaaaagcaaaaagaagagtaagaagccCAAGCAGAAGTCGTCCCTGTCTTCCATCAAGACCATGGCCGCTGACGCCGTAGCCGCGGTGGACGGCATGAACAACGTGATGAAGGCCGTGGCCATCGGCGCCGTGCCCAGCGGCATAGCCTTCGCCACCGCCCTCTGGCCATACTGGGCGCCCTTTGTTCTCGGCCGCCGGCGCCGCAGGGACGTGGCGAAGACTGACACGATCTCGCACGACTGGCTCAGCATCCTGACCGGGAACAAGTACAAGGGCGCTGACACTGAGTTCCCCGCCGcctggatgaagaagaaagacgtTGGCATGAACAGAAGGCCTCCGCAGGATGGCGCATCGCAGGACAAGAGGCCGGGGAGTGTCCACATGCTAAGGATGCCTGAGGAGGAGATGCCCGGTGCCACCACCGAGCACTCCGCCTCCGCGAAACGATCCACCGAGGCCACGCTGCCCACCACCGACCTGAACCAGTCCATCGCGCAGGTCATGTCGTCACTCACTGATCGGCCCTCCCCTgacgcctccctccccccctcagaCATGGTGCCCGCAGATGACATGAGCGAGGAGGCTGCCCCACCCGACATGAGCCTGGTCAGCAACTTTCTTTACTCAGCGCTGCATGACTTCAACGGCGCCGCCTCTCAGGAGACGtcagcgaaggaggaggagccagcAATACCCATTAATTTGGACCTGATGGGGGAGCACATCCACATCACTCACTCCCCAGTAATGGAGGACTCTGATAGTCTGCCTGACTCCACCACACCCGCCAACACTACCCCCACCACAACGAAACGACCAGTCACTAGAAGGACGACTCAATTCACTACAACTAGAATTCCAACTAGAAGAACGACCATCATCAGGCGACAATCACTCTCTACCACAACACCTAGAACCACCACTTGGCCACCACCGAAACGAACGACCCTCCGCCGCACCACCACAGTCAGATCCACCACATCACgacccaccaccactgccaccacacgACCCCCGAGACAAACAACCCCTCGCACGACCACACGACGACCCACTACCACTACGAGATCCCCGAGACCCCGAAGAACACGACCCACTTCACGAACGgtctccaccacaaccacaacaacaacccctgccaccaccactaccaccaccgctaccaccaccaccactaccaccaccaccaccaccaccaccaaagcacCAGGGATCATGGAGAGAATTACATCCACAATAGGAGCAACAAACCAGCAAATGCAGTCAGCTTTCCGCTTCGTGGGGTCGGTAGCTTTGTATGGGGCGGCagctcttatgccactctgggTTCCTATTGTcttggggaagaggagacgaagaCGTGAGCTTGGAGACGAGGCCGAGGAGGAGAACCGGAGACTAACCCACGAAGCGAAGGTCCTGGAAATGGTACAGAAATCCCCTAGTGTGAAGGAACGCAAGAatgggaagatgagaaagaagatgcAGTACGATAATGATTCTCTTAAGTCTTCTTCCTTCAAGAAACGACCTAAGGGAGACgcgaaaagacgaagaagagggaaataa
- the LOC135116474 gene encoding mucin-12-like isoform X2: MASERTSWASRWRLSYVRTIFALWIISLATSEELTAVLDTEAAIPYTKPAVPDTETAVPGTEIAVPGTQTSVPHLETNAPDNETHVPDIQAAISGTQTAFLRTETTVLGTDAAIPGNQTAIPGNQGAVPGNRASVPGNQAVVLNNQAVDPGTEASILDTDEARAISDDTPLAEAVNALLASTPKRGGDGVPVGDRLGPLLPQHPDTPLASPMVVRRYSVPQGPGKERDVPVVVTQYALPTDQKSQGDHNVLMTRISFPDGVPGVERQGEGEEKDFYSTGTPLQMINTTGEYGTPLETKQKGEQQKEDAQSEGIQEDVKDGDTTTTTSPEIKNTPGDAIDLPQGTEHLWDPTEVTELTWTQEVEKEAEEKREGAWDVPGMVWQGAKPRTPTALEMMVKRATTEASQRQDQTGSDQLYTSTRPSVKEAEDERGEETGYVRPGVQVALKGHSPTPAAYSSYPDRLPLLGRLPPHSRLPPHIYHHQHHLHHHQQIPSAVHSQAQQQQQQQQQHLAQQLHQYLYHIAQSNPQTQMIVQQMLRHRPEAQRLLEQVLMEQWYRQQQMLLQGGKQQEEVEEEEEGEEEEVADKNEVDTFNIVITKNLTGGQSHPSVQVLSDAQVDAMLLNTTVSSVHNLEALRQVVDAAVAHAAASQPVAIQEAVAQVVESPGQEATVKVLNSTIPDRGQLESTLNRLLGSEVVFSGASTGRVPRPQGSVVDTLLQNTVGSGRDNLHINSSSKTNVVNIFIINIIGGVDGESQLPPPSPPLLPALPGPESANIPRPHLPGSPPAPPQAMRDKTFFTMLPPASFVPLVHSANPPGESPHSQESDEHPGEASPHHQQGQQQALPPSPLPSQHQQKPVTSPQQQQQQQQQQQGYGVPKRPPGAAPPSRPKPAIPRPVSRPASRPAPGSPPAVSASHLNPGGILLNNNQMLNLLPDFVRATTIPPVVPLYNTSVHTILGKQPSVIGLLPNKLFDVVRPQLLPSTNATIGGIIRKNLLGNLTSYFPPSEPPVDAPPTPQVGGATIPRPVNTQYSTLSHAAAALLPSSDSSVPSNPLPFLRRHGSLLLPKTKGSPSSRPPAHGAGRSPRPQHSAPQRPPQSPLQQFVVVNTDTRTPSRDENVLSITDDAATPRSAVPQSQQDDAEDAPQTPVKKSKKKSKKPKQKSSLSSIKTMAADAVAAVDGMNNVMKAVAIGAVPSGIAFATALWPYWAPFVLGRRRRRDVAKTDTISHDWLSILTGNKYKGADTEFPAAWMKKKDVGMNRRPPQDGASQDKRPGSVHMLRMPEEEMPGATTEHSASAKRSTEATLPTTDLNQSIAQVMSSLTDRPSPDASLPPSDMVPADDMSEEAAPPDMSLVSNFLYSALHDFNGAASQETSAKEEEPAIPINLDLMGEHIHITHSPVMEDSDSLPDSTTPANTTPTTTKRPVTRRTTQFTTTRIPTRRTTIIRRQSLSTTTPRTTTWPPPKRTTLRRTTTVRSTTSRPTTTATTRPPRQTTPRTTTRRPTTTTRSPRPRRTRPTSRTVSTTTTTTTPATTTTTTATTTTTTTTTTTTTKAPGIMERITSTIGATNQQMQSAFRFVGSVALYGAAALMPLWVPIVLGKRRRRRELGDEAEEENRRLTHEAKVLEMVQKSPSVKERKNGKMRKKMQYDNDSLKSSSFKKRPKGDAKRRRRGK, translated from the exons atggCCAGCGAGAGGACTTCGTGGGCCTCAAGGTGGAGACTCTCTTATGTGAGGACGATCTTCGCTCTGTGGATAATCTCCCTCGCAACCTCTGAGGAACTCACTG ctgtTCTAGACACCGAAGCAGCTATTCCATACACCAAGCCAGCTGTTCCAGACACCGAAACAGCTGTTCCAGGGACAGAAATAGCTGTTCCTGGCACCCAAACATCTGTTCCACATCTAGAAACAAATGCTCCAGACAATGAAACCCATGTTCCAGACATCCAAGCAGCTATTTCTGGCACTCAAACAGCTTTTCTACGCACCGAGACAACTGTTCTAGGCACCGATGCAGCTATTCCAGGGAACCAAACAGCTATTCCAGGCAACCAAGGAGCTGTTCCAGGCAACCGAGCATCTGTTCCAGGCAATCAAGCAGTAGTTCTAAATAACCAAGCAGTTGATCCAGGTACCGAAGCAAGTATTCTGGACACTGACGAGGCGCGGGCCATATCCGACGACACACCACTGGCGGAGGCTGTCAACGCCCTCCTCGCCAGTACTCCAAAGAGGGGCGGGGATGGCGTGCCGGTGGGTGACCGTCTGGGGCCATTACTCCCTCAGCACCCAGACACACCCTTGGCCTCCCCGATGGTGGTAAGACGCTACTCTGTGCCTCAAGGGCCGGGCAAAGAGAGGGACGTCCCCGTGGTGGTGACACAATACGCCTTACCGACCGACCAGAAAAGCCAGGGGGACCACAACGTTCTCATGACACGGATATCCTTCCCTGACGGTGTCCCTGGGGTAGAGAggcaaggggaaggagaggagaaggacttTTATTCCACTGGGACGCCCCTACAGATGATAAATACCACGGGGGAGTATGGCACACCcttggaaacaaaacaaaagggagaACAACAAAAGGAGGATGCTCAGAGCGAGGGAATACAGGAGGATGTGAAAGATGGAGATACGACTACCACAACGTCCCCTGAGATTAAGAACACTCCTGGGGACGCCATTGATCTCCCACAGGGGACGGAACACCTGTGGGATCCTACTGAGGTCACGGAGTTAACTTGGACAcaggaagtagagaaagaggccgaggagaagagggagggggcaTGGGATGTACCGGGCATGGTGTGGCAGGGAGCAAAACCAAGGACCCCTACCGCCCTGGAGATGATGGTGAAGAGGGCGACGACAGAGGCTAGCCAGA GACAAGACCAAACCGGGAGTGACCAGCTATACACCTCTACGCGCCCGTCAGTTAAGGAGGCCGAggacgagagaggagaggaaacaggcTATGTGAG GCCGGGAGTACAGGTGGCCTTGAAGGGGCACTCGCCTACACCGGCAGCCTACTCTTCTTATCCTGACCGCTTGCCACTCCTCGGCCGCTTGCCGCCTCACTCCCGTTTACCGCCACAcatataccaccaccagcaccaccttcaccaccaccagcagatcCCTTCAGCAGTGCATTCCCAGGCACAA cagcagcagcagcagcagcagcagcacctggCCCAGCAGCTCCACCAGTACCTTTACCACATCGCGCAGAGCAACCCACAGACACAGATGATTGTGCAGCAAATGCTGAGACACAGACCAGAGGCACAGAGGCTGCTGGAGCAGGTGCTGATGGAACAGTGGTACAGACAGCAGCAGATGCTACTTCAGGGagggaagcagcaggaggaggtagaagaggaggaggagggggaggaggaggaggtggcagatAAAAATGAGGTGGACACTTTTAACATTGTCATCACCAAGAATTTGACCGGGGGACAGTCACACCCTTCTGTACAAGTCCTGTCAGATGCCCAG GTGGACGCAATGCTCCTCAACACCACAGTCTCGTCAGTACACAACCTTGAGGCGCTGAGGCAAGTGGTGGACGCTGCTGTCGCTCACGCTGCCGCCTCGCAGCCTGTCGCCATCCAGGAGGCCGTAGCGCAG GTCGTGGAGAGCCCTGGGCAGGAGGCGACGGTCAAGGTGCTCAACTCCACCATCCCGGACCGCGGCCAGCTGGAGTCCACGCTGAACAGGCTGCTGGGCTCCGAGGTAGTGTTCAGCGGCGCCAGCACGGGCCGCGTTCCCCGCCCGCAAGGCTCCGTGGTGGACACCTTGTTGCAGAACACCGTGGGCAGCGGCAGAGACAACCTGCACATCAACTCCTCCTCCAAAACCAACGTGGTCAAcatcttcatcatcaacatcatcggTGGTGTTGATGGCGAGAGTCAGCTgccgccaccatcgccaccattaCTACCTGCTCTTCCCGGCCCTGAATCGGCTAATATTCCTCGCCCCCACCTCCCAGGCTCTCCTCCCGCCCCGCCGCAAGCCATGAGAGATAAGACTTTCTTCACCATGCTTCCTCCCGCCTCGTTCGTGCCACTTGTGCACTCTGCGAACCCGCCTGGTGAATCCCCTCACTCACAGGAATCTGATGAGCATCCCGGAGAGGCGTCTCCGCACCACCAGCAAGGACAGCAGCAGGcgttaccaccatcaccactgccatcacaacACCAGCAAAAGCCGGTGACGTctccacagcagcaacaacaacaacaacaacaacaacagggatACGGTGTCCCCAAGAGGCCTCCTGGCGCCGCTCCTCCAAGCCGCCCCAAGCCCGCCATACCCCGCCCCGTTTCCCGCCCCGCTTCCCGCCCCGCTCCCGGGTCGCCGCCAGCAGTCTCAGCCTCGCACCTCAACCCGGGCGGCATCCTGCTCAACAACAACCAAATGCTGAACTTGCTGCCGGATTTCGTGCGCGCCACCACCATCCCGCCGGTGGTGCCTCTGTACAACACCTCGGTGCACACTATCCTGGGCAAGCAACCGTCAGTCATCGGCCTGCTGCCCAACAAGCTGTTCGACGTCGTCAGGCCGCAGTTGCTGCCCTCCACTAACGCCACCATCGGCGGCATCATCCGCAAGAACTTGCTGGGGAACCTCACCAGCTACTTCCCGCCCAGCGAGCCGCCTGTCGACGCTCCGCCCACACCCCAGGTGGGCGGTGCAACGATCCCCCGCCCAGTCAACACCCAATACTCTACTCTAtcccacgccgccgccgccctacTCCCATCCAGCGACAGCAGTGTCCCCAGcaaccctctccccttcctgcgCCGGCACGGCAGCCTGCTCCTACCCAAGACCAAGGGCTCTCCGTCCTCGCGGCCCCCGGCCCACGGAGCAGGCCGCAGTCCTCGCCCACAGCACAGCGCCCCACAGCGGCCCCCACAGAGCCCCCTGCAGCAGTTCGTGGTGGTGAATACAGACACGCGCACACCATCCCGTGACGAGAACGTGTTGAGCATAACAGACGACGCCGCCACGCCGCGGTCTGCCGTGCCGCAGAGCCAGCAGGACGACGCCGAGGACGCTCCTCAGACACCGgtgaagaaaagcaaaaagaagagtaagaagccCAAGCAGAAGTCGTCCCTGTCTTCCATCAAGACCATGGCCGCTGACGCCGTAGCCGCGGTGGACGGCATGAACAACGTGATGAAGGCCGTGGCCATCGGCGCCGTGCCCAGCGGCATAGCCTTCGCCACCGCCCTCTGGCCATACTGGGCGCCCTTTGTTCTCGGCCGCCGGCGCCGCAGGGACGTGGCGAAGACTGACACGATCTCGCACGACTGGCTCAGCATCCTGACCGGGAACAAGTACAAGGGCGCTGACACTGAGTTCCCCGCCGcctggatgaagaagaaagacgtTGGCATGAACAGAAGGCCTCCGCAGGATGGCGCATCGCAGGACAAGAGGCCGGGGAGTGTCCACATGCTAAGGATGCCTGAGGAGGAGATGCCCGGTGCCACCACCGAGCACTCCGCCTCCGCGAAACGATCCACCGAGGCCACGCTGCCCACCACCGACCTGAACCAGTCCATCGCGCAGGTCATGTCGTCACTCACTGATCGGCCCTCCCCTgacgcctccctccccccctcagaCATGGTGCCCGCAGATGACATGAGCGAGGAGGCTGCCCCACCCGACATGAGCCTGGTCAGCAACTTTCTTTACTCAGCGCTGCATGACTTCAACGGCGCCGCCTCTCAGGAGACGtcagcgaaggaggaggagccagcAATACCCATTAATTTGGACCTGATGGGGGAGCACATCCACATCACTCACTCCCCAGTAATGGAGGACTCTGATAGTCTGCCTGACTCCACCACACCCGCCAACACTACCCCCACCACAACGAAACGACCAGTCACTAGAAGGACGACTCAATTCACTACAACTAGAATTCCAACTAGAAGAACGACCATCATCAGGCGACAATCACTCTCTACCACAACACCTAGAACCACCACTTGGCCACCACCGAAACGAACGACCCTCCGCCGCACCACCACAGTCAGATCCACCACATCACgacccaccaccactgccaccacacgACCCCCGAGACAAACAACCCCTCGCACGACCACACGACGACCCACTACCACTACGAGATCCCCGAGACCCCGAAGAACACGACCCACTTCACGAACGgtctccaccacaaccacaacaacaacccctgccaccaccactaccaccaccgctaccaccaccaccactaccaccaccaccaccaccaccaccaaagcacCAGGGATCATGGAGAGAATTACATCCACAATAGGAGCAACAAACCAGCAAATGCAGTCAGCTTTCCGCTTCGTGGGGTCGGTAGCTTTGTATGGGGCGGCagctcttatgccactctgggTTCCTATTGTcttggggaagaggagacgaagaCGTGAGCTTGGAGACGAGGCCGAGGAGGAGAACCGGAGACTAACCCACGAAGCGAAGGTCCTGGAAATGGTACAGAAATCCCCTAGTGTGAAGGAACGCAAGAatgggaagatgagaaagaagatgcAGTACGATAATGATTCTCTTAAGTCTTCTTCCTTCAAGAAACGACCTAAGGGAGACgcgaaaagacgaagaagagggaaataa